In Pseudonocardia sp. C8, one genomic interval encodes:
- a CDS encoding class I adenylate-forming enzyme family protein → MSPVPPVEPHPRGAAPFDTSGITRDERGVAHYTNLPPSLVAMLCATVDEHPDQEALVEVGGERLTYRRLWERAARVAGGLRAAGVGRGDRVANLLPAGVGWVLGFLGTQLAGGVAVPVNTRFAEPEIDYVLSDSGATVVLRPGEPLPDGEPHAVEDLRPGDLAAIFYTSGTTGFPKGAMTTHENFLSNVETALRVLGVDRAEGPALRTLVSVPLFHVTGCNSQLLVQLAIGGTTVVLPAFEVRAFLRTVVDERINAMTTVPAIYALALAQPDLAEHDLSAVSRISYGGAPISSTLVRRIQQAFPGARVGNGFGLTETASIATYLPHEWAAGHPDSVGFAAPVVDLALHEPDAAGVGELLIRGPNVVAGYWNKPEATARTFIDGWLHTGDLARIDDEGLVHVVDRSKDMINRGGENVYSVEVENALAGAPGVADAAVVGVPDDVMGEKVGAVLVPAPGAELSVPAVLDHLATVLADFKIPQYVRVRTEPLPRNPGGKLLKRELREHTEWGAPVRGR, encoded by the coding sequence ATGAGCCCGGTGCCCCCGGTCGAACCGCACCCGCGCGGCGCCGCGCCGTTCGACACCTCCGGGATCACCCGCGACGAGCGCGGGGTGGCCCACTACACGAACCTCCCGCCGTCGCTGGTGGCGATGCTCTGCGCGACCGTCGACGAGCACCCGGACCAGGAGGCCCTCGTCGAGGTCGGCGGGGAGCGGCTGACCTACCGCAGGCTGTGGGAGCGGGCGGCGCGCGTCGCGGGCGGCCTGCGCGCGGCGGGGGTCGGGCGCGGCGACCGGGTCGCGAACCTGCTGCCCGCCGGGGTCGGCTGGGTGCTCGGCTTCCTGGGCACGCAGCTCGCCGGGGGCGTCGCGGTGCCGGTGAACACCCGCTTCGCCGAACCCGAGATCGACTACGTGCTGTCGGACTCCGGCGCGACGGTCGTGCTGCGGCCCGGGGAGCCGCTGCCCGACGGCGAGCCGCACGCCGTGGAGGACCTTCGCCCCGGCGACCTCGCGGCGATCTTCTACACCAGCGGAACGACGGGGTTCCCGAAGGGGGCGATGACCACCCACGAGAACTTCCTGTCCAACGTGGAGACCGCGCTGCGGGTGCTCGGGGTCGACCGCGCGGAGGGGCCCGCGCTGCGGACCCTGGTGTCGGTGCCGCTGTTCCACGTGACCGGCTGCAACTCCCAGCTGCTCGTCCAGCTCGCGATCGGCGGCACCACCGTGGTGCTGCCGGCGTTCGAGGTGCGGGCGTTCCTGCGCACGGTCGTCGACGAGCGGATCAACGCGATGACCACGGTGCCCGCGATCTACGCCCTGGCGCTGGCCCAGCCGGACCTGGCCGAGCACGACCTGAGCGCGGTCAGCCGGATCTCCTACGGCGGCGCGCCGATCTCCAGCACCCTGGTCCGCCGCATCCAGCAGGCGTTCCCCGGGGCCCGCGTCGGGAACGGTTTCGGGCTCACCGAGACCGCCTCGATCGCGACCTACCTGCCGCACGAGTGGGCCGCCGGGCATCCGGACTCGGTCGGCTTCGCCGCGCCCGTGGTCGACCTCGCCCTGCACGAGCCGGACGCCGCGGGCGTGGGCGAGCTGCTCATCCGCGGCCCGAACGTCGTCGCCGGGTACTGGAACAAGCCGGAGGCCACCGCGCGCACGTTCATCGACGGGTGGCTGCACACCGGCGACCTGGCCCGGATCGACGACGAGGGACTGGTCCACGTCGTCGACCGGAGCAAGGACATGATCAACCGGGGCGGCGAGAACGTGTACTCGGTCGAGGTGGAGAACGCGCTCGCCGGGGCTCCCGGGGTGGCCGACGCCGCCGTGGTGGGGGTGCCCGACGACGTGATGGGCGAGAAGGTCGGCGCCGTCCTGGTCCCCGCGCCGGGGGCGGAACTCTCCGTCCCGGCCGTGCTGGACCACCTCGCCACGGTCCTCGCGGACTTCAAGATCCCGCAGTACGTCCGGGTCCGCACGGAGCCGCTGCCCCGCAACCCCGGTGGCAAGCTGCTGAAACGCGAGCTGCGCGAGCACACCGAGTGGGGCGCCCCCGTCCGCGGCCGCTGA
- a CDS encoding sigma-70 family RNA polymerase sigma factor, with the protein MSESRDVPDEWVEAAIGGDRSAVERVLSVVRPLVVRYCRARLGTDRGSVSADDVAQEVCVAVLTALPGYRMQGRPFLAFVYGIASHKVIDAHRAASRNRSEPVANVPDRMETSEGPESRALRGELSEEMARLLEVLPEKHREIIVLRVVVGLSAEETAAAVGSTPGAVRVAQHRALARLRKIMSEEVVRDA; encoded by the coding sequence ATGAGTGAATCAAGAGACGTACCCGACGAGTGGGTCGAAGCCGCGATCGGCGGCGACCGGTCCGCGGTCGAGCGCGTTCTCTCCGTGGTCCGGCCCCTCGTCGTGCGCTACTGCCGCGCTCGCCTGGGGACGGATCGAGGATCCGTGTCGGCGGACGACGTCGCCCAGGAGGTGTGTGTGGCCGTGCTCACGGCATTGCCGGGGTACCGGATGCAGGGGCGTCCGTTCCTCGCCTTCGTCTATGGCATCGCCTCGCACAAGGTGATCGACGCGCACCGGGCGGCGTCCCGGAACCGGTCCGAGCCCGTCGCGAACGTGCCGGACCGGATGGAGACGTCCGAGGGCCCGGAGAGCCGCGCGCTGCGGGGCGAGCTGTCCGAGGAGATGGCCCGGCTGCTCGAGGTCCTCCCGGAGAAGCACCGGGAGATCATCGTGTTGCGGGTGGTCGTGGGCCTGTCCGCGGAGGAGACCGCGGCCGCCGTCGGCTCGACACCCGGTGCCGTCCGGGTGGCCCAGCACCGGGCGCTGGCCCGGCTGCGGAAGATCATGAGTGAGGAGGTGGTCCGGGATGCCTGA
- a CDS encoding WhiB family transcriptional regulator: MADIRRLPGPVAEIYDWQMEGACRGMDSAFFFHPEGERGPARARREARAKQVCSGCPVLQQCRDHALKVHEPYGIWGGLSESERDAIIRGPRRRLKVAGAANRPVEKLDAG, translated from the coding sequence ATGGCGGACATCCGGAGGCTTCCCGGTCCGGTCGCCGAGATCTACGACTGGCAGATGGAGGGAGCCTGCCGGGGGATGGACAGCGCGTTCTTCTTCCATCCCGAGGGGGAACGTGGCCCCGCCAGGGCCCGCCGTGAGGCCCGCGCCAAGCAGGTGTGCTCCGGGTGCCCGGTGCTGCAGCAGTGCCGCGACCACGCGCTGAAGGTGCACGAGCCGTACGGGATCTGGGGTGGACTGTCCGAGTCGGAGCGCGACGCGATCATCCGCGGCCCGCGGCGCAGGCTCAAGGTCGCCGGCGCGGCGAACCGGCCGGTGGAGAAGCTCGACGCCGGCTGA
- the groL gene encoding chaperonin GroEL (60 kDa chaperone family; promotes refolding of misfolded polypeptides especially under stressful conditions; forms two stacked rings of heptamers to form a barrel-shaped 14mer; ends can be capped by GroES; misfolded proteins enter the barrel where they are refolded when GroES binds) yields the protein MAKQISFDEETRRALERGVNQLADAVKVTLGPRGRHVVIDKKFGGPAVTNDGVTIAREVDLEDPYENLGAQLAKTVATKTNDVAGDGTTTATVLAQAMVKEGLRNVAAGAAPAALGQGIAAAAAKVSEFLLSKATPVDAGSHIAQVGAIASREQEIGDLIAQAIQTVGNDGVITVEEGSTLATELEITEGLQFDKGYLSPYFVTDSESMEAVLEDPYILLHRDKISSIQDLLPLLEKVLGEGKPLLIVAEDVEGEALSTLVVNSIRKTVKVAAVKSPFFGDRRKAFMDDLAIATGGQVINPEVGLKLSEAGLELLGRARRIVVTKDNTTIVEGAGSKEDVEGRVAQLKREIEESDSDWDREKLQERLAKLSGGVAVIRAGAATETALKERKHRIEDAVSATRAAVEEGIVPGGGSALVHAAAELEGGLGLTGDAATGVAIVRKALAAPLYWIAENGGDEGSIVVSRVADKGWGAGYNSATRSYGDLTADGVIDPVKVTRSAVENAASIARMVLTTESAVVDKPEEEPAPAAGGHGHGHGH from the coding sequence ATGGCGAAGCAGATCAGCTTCGACGAGGAGACCCGCCGCGCGCTCGAGCGCGGCGTGAACCAGCTCGCCGACGCCGTGAAGGTGACGCTCGGCCCGCGCGGCCGGCACGTCGTCATCGACAAGAAGTTCGGTGGCCCGGCCGTCACGAACGACGGCGTGACCATCGCCCGCGAGGTCGACCTCGAGGACCCCTACGAGAACCTCGGCGCGCAGCTGGCCAAGACCGTCGCGACCAAGACCAACGACGTCGCGGGTGACGGCACCACCACCGCCACCGTGCTGGCGCAGGCCATGGTCAAGGAGGGCCTGCGCAACGTCGCGGCCGGCGCCGCCCCCGCCGCGCTCGGCCAGGGCATCGCCGCGGCCGCGGCGAAGGTGTCCGAGTTCCTGCTGTCCAAGGCCACCCCGGTCGACGCGGGCAGCCACATCGCGCAGGTCGGTGCGATCGCCTCCCGCGAGCAGGAGATCGGCGACCTGATCGCCCAGGCGATCCAGACCGTCGGCAACGACGGCGTGATCACCGTCGAGGAGGGCTCCACGCTCGCGACCGAGCTGGAGATCACCGAGGGCCTGCAGTTCGACAAGGGGTACCTGTCCCCGTATTTCGTCACCGACTCCGAGTCGATGGAGGCGGTGCTCGAGGACCCGTACATCCTGCTGCACCGCGACAAGATCAGCTCCATTCAGGACCTGCTCCCGCTGCTGGAGAAGGTGCTGGGCGAGGGCAAGCCCCTGCTGATCGTCGCCGAGGACGTCGAGGGCGAGGCACTGTCCACCCTGGTCGTCAACTCGATTCGCAAGACCGTCAAGGTCGCCGCCGTGAAGTCGCCGTTCTTCGGTGACCGCCGCAAGGCCTTCATGGACGACCTGGCGATCGCCACCGGCGGTCAGGTCATCAACCCCGAGGTCGGCCTCAAGCTCAGCGAGGCCGGTCTGGAGCTGCTGGGCCGGGCCCGCCGCATCGTCGTCACCAAGGACAACACCACGATCGTCGAGGGTGCCGGGTCCAAGGAGGACGTCGAGGGCCGGGTCGCGCAGCTCAAGCGCGAGATCGAGGAGTCCGACTCGGACTGGGACCGGGAGAAGCTCCAGGAGCGCCTGGCCAAGCTCTCCGGCGGCGTCGCCGTCATCCGGGCCGGTGCGGCCACCGAGACCGCGCTCAAGGAGCGCAAGCACCGCATCGAGGACGCCGTCTCGGCGACCCGCGCGGCGGTCGAGGAGGGCATCGTTCCCGGCGGCGGTTCCGCGCTGGTGCACGCGGCGGCCGAGCTCGAGGGCGGCCTGGGCCTGACCGGGGACGCCGCGACGGGTGTCGCGATCGTCCGCAAGGCGCTCGCGGCCCCGCTGTACTGGATCGCCGAGAACGGCGGCGACGAGGGCTCCATCGTGGTGTCCCGGGTCGCCGACAAGGGCTGGGGCGCCGGGTACAACTCGGCCACCCGCAGCTACGGCGACCTGACCGCCGACGGTGTCATCGACCCGGTCAAGGTGACCCGGTCGGCCGTCGAGAACGCGGCCTCCATCGCGCGCATGGTGCTGACCACCGAGAGCGCCGTGGTGGACAAGCCGGAGGAGGAGCCGGCCCCGGCCGCCGGTGGCCACGGCCACGGGCACGGGCACTGA
- a CDS encoding anti-sigma-D factor RsdA — translation MPDQGPHGPDLPSPEERRPASVPHARFGGPRTGSGRQGDRHPDDRQHGGTNGRNGHPSPYPVGRPLAEVDEDDPIDLVELQADDELINAIASGLGVSGPGNRGYDVDDRLVALLSTWKDDVDRDPIPDLVDPDEAVAILQPAKPSRKVSFLRPLVAAAAVAACALAVVSIGAHEAQPGDALWGVSKVLYSDRAEQVQAATDLRTGIERVNAKLATGDTAGARADLAALAPLLDRTDPDRRDEFEQQERFLRAKVAETPPGTPTDPRAPLRDGTPAPPPPAKSEGSEEPAPPATRPRPQPGTSTPGGTTGGTTSPEGTRTNDPSVLSGPGGTSGPGTSSGSTPPTSSPNPRPEPSPTTEGSADPTTTSTTPTAAGEGSADPSSASSSSSPPPPSSASSTSTGAVSSTPN, via the coding sequence ATGCCTGACCAGGGTCCCCACGGACCGGACCTCCCCTCGCCCGAGGAGCGCCGGCCCGCATCGGTCCCGCACGCCCGCTTCGGCGGCCCCCGGACCGGCTCCGGCCGCCAGGGCGACCGCCATCCCGACGACCGGCAGCACGGCGGGACGAACGGGCGCAACGGGCACCCGTCGCCGTACCCGGTCGGCCGTCCGCTCGCCGAGGTCGACGAGGACGACCCGATCGACCTGGTCGAGCTGCAGGCCGACGACGAACTGATCAACGCGATCGCGTCCGGGCTCGGTGTCTCCGGCCCCGGCAACCGCGGGTACGACGTCGACGACCGCCTGGTCGCCCTGCTGTCCACCTGGAAGGACGACGTCGACCGCGACCCGATCCCGGACCTCGTCGACCCGGACGAGGCCGTGGCGATCCTGCAGCCGGCGAAGCCGTCACGGAAGGTCTCCTTCCTCCGTCCCCTGGTCGCCGCCGCGGCGGTGGCGGCCTGCGCCCTCGCCGTCGTCTCCATCGGCGCGCACGAGGCCCAGCCGGGCGACGCGCTGTGGGGTGTCAGCAAGGTGCTCTACAGCGACCGGGCCGAGCAGGTCCAGGCAGCGACCGACCTGCGGACGGGCATCGAGCGGGTCAACGCCAAGCTCGCCACCGGGGACACCGCCGGCGCGCGGGCGGACCTGGCCGCGCTCGCGCCGCTCCTCGACCGGACCGACCCCGACCGGCGGGACGAGTTCGAGCAGCAGGAGCGGTTCCTGCGGGCCAAGGTCGCCGAGACGCCGCCGGGTACCCCGACCGACCCCCGGGCGCCGCTGCGGGACGGCACGCCCGCCCCGCCGCCCCCGGCGAAGTCCGAGGGGAGCGAGGAGCCCGCCCCGCCGGCGACCCGGCCGCGGCCGCAGCCCGGCACGTCCACCCCGGGCGGGACGACCGGCGGGACCACCTCGCCGGAGGGCACCCGTACGAACGACCCGAGCGTGCTGAGCGGGCCGGGCGGAACCAGCGGTCCCGGTACGAGCAGTGGCTCGACCCCTCCGACGTCCTCGCCGAACCCGAGGCCGGAGCCGTCGCCGACCACCGAGGGATCGGCCGACCCGACGACGACGTCCACGACGCCGACCGCGGCCGGGGAGGGCAGCGCCGACCCGTCGTCGGCGTCGTCGTCCTCGTCGCCGCCCCCGCCGTCGTCGGCGTCGTCCACGTCGACCGGGGCGGTCAGCAGCACCCCGAACTGA
- a CDS encoding FBP domain-containing protein, whose amino-acid sequence MTSPAETRIRRAMANCSKGEANRLALPAWVRELDPEHLDDVRGWRDPKSPDRGVLLVPGDGGPTGVVLRAAAGGARSAAMCALCRTTHSVGGVALFAAPRQGAKGRQGDTVGTYICADLACAEHVRVETATAALRPAPGTTVDERRAGLRERAAEFLAAVTAT is encoded by the coding sequence GTGACCAGCCCAGCCGAGACCCGGATCCGCCGCGCCATGGCCAACTGTTCGAAGGGCGAGGCGAACCGGCTGGCCCTCCCCGCGTGGGTCCGCGAGCTGGATCCCGAGCACCTCGACGACGTCCGCGGCTGGCGCGACCCGAAATCCCCGGACCGCGGCGTCCTGCTCGTCCCGGGCGACGGCGGCCCGACCGGCGTCGTTCTGCGCGCCGCTGCCGGTGGGGCCCGCTCGGCGGCCATGTGCGCGCTGTGCCGGACCACCCACTCGGTCGGCGGCGTGGCGCTGTTCGCCGCGCCCCGGCAGGGGGCGAAGGGCAGGCAGGGCGACACCGTGGGCACCTACATCTGCGCCGATCTCGCCTGCGCCGAGCACGTACGCGTGGAGACCGCGACCGCGGCCCTGCGTCCCGCCCCCGGGACCACGGTGGACGAACGCCGGGCCGGCCTGCGGGAACGGGCCGCGGAGTTCCTGGCGGCGGTCACCGCCACGTGA
- a CDS encoding GuaB3 family IMP dehydrogenase-related protein codes for MRDLVEIGMGREARRAYDLDQIEIVPSRRTRSSKAVSTAWQMDAYRFDIPMLTHPTDAVVSPTSAVRVSELGGLAVLNAEGLWARHADAEAALAKVVEAATGEDPDSAVAVLQELQQAPIREDLIVEALRPLREGSHTVAARVSPQHARELTPALLAAGVEVLIVQGTIISAEHVGADPSPAPEPLNLKDFIADLDVPVVAGGVGDYRTALHLMRTGAAGVIVGYGQSTATTTDEVLGVGVPMATAIVDAAAARRDYLDETGGRYVHVIADGGIGSSGDIARAVACGADAVMLGEQLAEAAEAPGGGLYWTSSAGHPSLPRSEVTGLARSGRSLEQVLFGPTDSPYGTTNLFGALRRAMAKTGYSDLKEFQRVGLNLRT; via the coding sequence GTGCGTGACCTCGTGGAGATCGGGATGGGCCGGGAGGCCCGGCGAGCCTACGACCTCGACCAGATCGAGATCGTGCCGTCGCGGCGGACCCGCAGCTCCAAGGCGGTGTCGACGGCCTGGCAGATGGATGCCTACCGCTTCGACATCCCGATGTTGACCCACCCGACGGACGCGGTGGTGTCGCCGACGTCGGCGGTGCGGGTCAGCGAGCTCGGCGGGCTGGCCGTGCTGAACGCCGAGGGCCTGTGGGCCCGGCACGCCGACGCGGAGGCCGCACTCGCGAAGGTCGTCGAGGCCGCCACCGGGGAGGACCCGGACTCCGCGGTCGCGGTCCTGCAGGAGCTGCAGCAGGCCCCGATCCGGGAGGACCTGATCGTCGAGGCGCTGCGCCCGCTGCGCGAGGGCTCGCACACGGTCGCCGCGCGGGTCAGCCCGCAGCACGCCCGCGAGCTCACCCCGGCGCTGCTCGCGGCCGGGGTCGAGGTGCTCATCGTGCAGGGCACGATCATCTCCGCCGAGCACGTCGGCGCCGACCCCTCGCCGGCGCCGGAGCCGCTCAACCTCAAGGACTTCATCGCCGACCTGGACGTGCCGGTCGTCGCGGGCGGGGTCGGTGACTACCGCACCGCGCTGCACCTGATGCGGACCGGGGCGGCGGGCGTCATCGTCGGGTACGGGCAGTCCACCGCCACCACCACCGACGAGGTGCTCGGCGTCGGGGTCCCGATGGCGACCGCGATCGTCGACGCCGCCGCGGCCCGCCGCGACTACCTCGACGAGACCGGCGGCCGCTACGTGCACGTGATCGCCGACGGTGGCATCGGCTCCTCCGGCGACATCGCCCGCGCCGTGGCCTGCGGCGCCGACGCGGTGATGCTCGGCGAGCAGCTCGCCGAGGCGGCCGAGGCGCCGGGCGGCGGGCTGTACTGGACGTCGTCGGCCGGGCACCCGTCGCTGCCCCGCTCCGAGGTCACCGGCCTGGCCCGGTCCGGGCGCAGCCTGGAGCAGGTGCTGTTCGGGCCGACCGACAGCCCGTACGGCACGACGAACCTGTTCGGCGCCCTGCGCCGCGCCATGGCCAAGACCGGCTACTCCGATCTCAAGGAGTTCCAGCGGGTCGGGCTGAACCTGCGGACCTGA
- a CDS encoding DUF5319 domain-containing protein, whose protein sequence is MSPEALPPDPFAGDPDDPARSMEALDDHGDGAWAGSGAPDVPPLTEKERGEIIADLTDLAVYEELLSRRGIRGIVVDCTDCGEQHFHEWNLLRASLRQLLDEGRMRPHEPAFDPDPADYVTWEYCRGYADATVDAENP, encoded by the coding sequence GTGTCACCAGAGGCGCTGCCACCGGACCCGTTCGCCGGAGACCCGGATGACCCTGCGCGCTCCATGGAGGCGCTGGACGACCATGGTGACGGCGCGTGGGCGGGCTCCGGTGCCCCCGACGTCCCCCCGCTGACCGAGAAGGAGCGGGGCGAGATCATCGCCGACCTCACCGACCTCGCGGTCTACGAGGAGCTGCTGTCCCGGCGCGGCATCCGCGGCATCGTCGTGGACTGCACCGACTGCGGGGAGCAGCACTTCCACGAGTGGAACCTGCTGCGTGCCAGCCTGCGGCAGCTGCTCGACGAGGGCCGGATGCGGCCGCACGAGCCGGCGTTCGACCCGGATCCCGCGGACTACGTGACCTGGGAGTACTGCCGCGGCTACGCGGACGCGACGGTCGACGCCGAGAACCCCTGA
- a CDS encoding response regulator transcription factor has protein sequence MTTVLICDDRRSVREGLTRVMSAVPGVQRIDCVAHGDELLARYARQSVDVVLVGTQRAVPTGVEATRRLVAAHPQANVIVFGAPDDAGSIAAAIAGGARGYLRWDASRPELVAALAHTLASTSVPTPRVPTDPGVQLTERELQVLRGMSQGKSNGQIGRELYLSEDTVKTHARRLFRKLGVRDRAQAVAHGFRRGLVS, from the coding sequence GTGACGACGGTACTCATCTGCGACGATCGTCGCAGTGTTCGCGAGGGTCTGACTCGCGTCATGTCCGCGGTCCCCGGGGTCCAGCGCATCGACTGCGTGGCCCACGGGGACGAGCTCCTCGCCCGCTACGCCCGCCAGTCCGTCGACGTGGTCCTGGTCGGTACCCAGCGCGCGGTGCCCACCGGGGTCGAGGCGACCCGCCGCCTGGTCGCCGCGCACCCGCAGGCCAACGTCATCGTCTTCGGCGCCCCGGACGACGCCGGCAGCATCGCCGCCGCCATCGCCGGCGGGGCCCGCGGCTACCTGCGGTGGGACGCCTCCCGCCCCGAGCTGGTCGCCGCGCTCGCGCACACGCTGGCCAGCACCTCGGTGCCGACCCCGCGGGTCCCCACCGACCCCGGCGTCCAGCTCACCGAGCGCGAGCTGCAGGTCCTGCGCGGCATGAGCCAGGGCAAGAGCAACGGCCAGATCGGCCGCGAGCTCTACCTGTCCGAGGACACCGTCAAGACCCACGCCCGGCGGTTGTTCCGCAAGCTGGGTGTCCGGGACCGCGCCCAGGCCGTCGCGCACGGCTTCCGTCGCGGCCTGGTCTCCTGA
- the guaB gene encoding IMP dehydrogenase, translating into MTSEIGGLPDKFAMLGLTFDDVLLLPAESDVVPSSADTSSQVTRRVRVQVPLVSSPMDTVTESRMAIAMARAGGLGVLHRNLAPDAQAAQVEVVKRSEAGMVTDPVTCSPDATLADVDALCAKFRISGVPVTDEGGRLVGIITNRDMRYEVDTDRPVAEVMTRAPLVTAKVGVTAEAALGLLRRHKLEKLPIVDGDDVLRGLITIKDFNKTEQYPLATKDPDGRLVVAAAVGVGDDAYTRAMQLVDAGVDVLMVDTAHGHSRRVLETVAKLRAEAGGHVDVVGGNVATFEGAKALVDAGADAVKVGVGPGSICTTRVVAGVGAPQITAIYEATRACAPAGVPVIGDGGIQYSGDVAKAIAAGASTVMLGSLLAGTAESPGEVVLVGGKQFKTYRGMGSLGAMQGRAGAAGRSYSKDRYAQDDVLSEDKLVPEGIEGRIPFRGPLSSVVHQLGGGLRSGMGYVGAQTIAELQQAKLVRITAAGLKESHPHDITMTVEAPNYAAR; encoded by the coding sequence ATGACGAGCGAGATCGGCGGCCTGCCGGACAAGTTCGCGATGCTCGGCCTGACATTCGACGACGTCCTGCTCCTCCCGGCCGAGTCGGACGTGGTGCCCAGCTCGGCCGACACGTCCAGCCAGGTGACCCGCCGGGTGCGGGTCCAGGTGCCGCTCGTGTCGTCGCCGATGGACACGGTCACCGAGTCCCGGATGGCCATCGCCATGGCCCGCGCCGGTGGGCTCGGCGTGCTGCACCGCAACCTCGCCCCGGACGCCCAGGCGGCCCAGGTCGAGGTCGTGAAGCGGTCCGAGGCCGGCATGGTGACCGACCCGGTGACGTGCTCGCCGGACGCGACGCTGGCCGACGTCGACGCGCTGTGCGCCAAGTTCCGGATCTCCGGCGTGCCGGTGACCGACGAGGGCGGCCGGCTGGTCGGCATCATCACCAACCGGGACATGCGCTACGAGGTCGACACCGACCGCCCGGTCGCCGAGGTGATGACCCGCGCCCCGCTGGTGACCGCGAAGGTCGGCGTGACGGCGGAGGCCGCCCTCGGGCTGCTGCGCCGGCACAAGCTGGAGAAGCTGCCGATCGTGGACGGCGACGACGTCCTGCGCGGCCTCATCACGATCAAGGACTTCAACAAGACCGAGCAGTACCCGCTGGCCACGAAGGACCCGGACGGCCGGCTCGTCGTCGCGGCCGCGGTCGGCGTCGGCGACGACGCGTACACCCGGGCCATGCAGCTCGTCGACGCGGGCGTGGACGTGCTCATGGTCGACACCGCGCACGGGCACTCCCGCCGGGTGCTGGAGACCGTCGCGAAGCTGCGGGCCGAGGCCGGCGGGCACGTCGACGTGGTCGGCGGCAACGTCGCGACCTTCGAGGGTGCGAAGGCACTGGTCGATGCGGGTGCGGACGCGGTCAAGGTCGGCGTCGGGCCCGGCTCGATCTGCACCACGCGGGTGGTCGCCGGGGTCGGCGCGCCGCAGATCACCGCGATCTACGAGGCCACGCGCGCGTGCGCCCCGGCCGGCGTCCCGGTGATCGGCGACGGCGGCATCCAGTACTCCGGTGACGTCGCCAAGGCCATCGCGGCCGGCGCGTCGACGGTGATGCTCGGCTCGCTGCTGGCGGGCACCGCGGAGTCGCCGGGCGAGGTGGTCCTGGTCGGCGGCAAGCAGTTCAAGACCTACCGCGGCATGGGTTCGCTGGGCGCCATGCAGGGCCGGGCGGGCGCGGCCGGGCGGAGCTACTCCAAGGACCGCTACGCCCAGGACGACGTGCTCTCCGAGGACAAGCTGGTGCCGGAGGGGATCGAGGGGCGGATCCCGTTCCGCGGGCCGCTGTCGTCGGTCGTGCACCAGCTCGGCGGCGGCCTGCGCTCGGGCATGGGCTACGTCGGCGCGCAGACGATCGCGGAGCTGCAGCAGGCGAAGCTGGTGCGGATCACCGCGGCCGGGCTGAAGGAGAGCCACCCGCACGACATCACGATGACCGTCGAGGCACCGAACTACGCCGCCCGCTGA